A window of Acropora muricata isolate sample 2 chromosome 3, ASM3666990v1, whole genome shotgun sequence contains these coding sequences:
- the LOC136911385 gene encoding uncharacterized protein yields the protein MMIFDPLGFVCPYTLMGKIYLRETWSLKLGWDDQLPTNLRSKWVHFFCSLFQLEQLSLSRCLRPPDSVGRPWLIIFSDGSDLAHGFAAYIRWRLDNGDYWCRLIFAKCRIAPLNKLSTPQMELNAAVLSKRGRKVIEKEMRFDFEKVLQVVDSETVLSMINKTSTRFKVYEGVRIGEIQAATNGDMSCWAWMSGHHNTADWLTRGRTPEELNQYSHWWNGPPILYQPIEEWGLKFGLQKQESLPGEKMCNTAAATADSPLIDFERFSDINRVIWVVARLKSIARNKTFSAQNAMQVTAQHLKEAEDFVVNVQKTIECELKKSSRKKGNGGRYAQLKPVQEANGIWVAGERLTRYNAMTADSSLQRLLPSKHPATRLFMQCAYQTGGHRGRDATLARFRLYYWTPQGSKLARLVKENCQLCKLCDAKFLDQPMGLLPDARLKPAPAFNRVMLDLFGPYTVRVEVQKRTSGKAYGVMFTDLAMRAVHIEAVFGYDAEMIYSDPGSQLVGAERELKEAWQRIDRESLQRDSVQNGSTWVFGPADSPWHQGAVESLIKVAKHAIHFSVSNQRLSVPEFFTVCCEVSNLLNERPIGVKPSVDSTINVLTPNSLLLGQATAANPLGWQPYETSIATRYHLVQSVVEDFWKLWTELYAPALVVQRKWHTANRNLRPGDVVIVAGKNTLRGDYRLALVKDVFPGEDGKVRKVTVQYKSYRTGERVHEYQGARDTVVSRAVQRLALLVPVD from the exons ATGATGATATTTGATCCTCTTGGGTTTGTGTGCCCCTACACCCTGATGGGAAAGATTTACCTACGGGAAACGTGGTCCCTTAAGCTAGGATGGGATGATCAGTTGCCAACTAATCTCCGCTCCAAGTGGGTTCACTTTTTCTGTTCCTTGTTCCAGCTCGAGCAGCTCAGTTTgagtcgttgtttacgaccacCTGACTCTGTTGGTCGACCGTGGCTTATCATCTTCAGTGATGGTAGTGACCTCGCCCATGGTTTTGCAGCCTACATCAGATGGCGTCTAGACAATGGTGACTATTGGTGTCGACTTATCTTCGCAAAGTGTCGTATCGCCCCATTGAATAAGTTGTCCACCCCTCAGATGGAGCTAAACGCTGCTGTGTTGTCCAAACGAGGTAGAAAGGTCATTGAGAAGGAGATGAGGTTCGATTTTGAAAAGGTGTTGCAAGTTGTAGACTCGGAAACTGTTTTAAGCATGATCAACAAGACCAGTACTCGCTTCAAAGTGTACGAGGGAGTCAGAATTGGGGAAATTCAAGCTGCAACGAATGGTGATATGTCTTGTTGGGCCTGGATGTCAGGCCATCACAACACCGCTGATTGGTTGACCCGTGGACGTACCCCGGAGGAGCTCAATCAGTATTCCCATTGGTGGAATGGTCCACCCATCCTGTACCAACCCATTGAGGAGTGGGGTCTCAAATTTGGTTTACAGAAGCAGGAATCACTCCCTGGAGAAAAGATGTGCAACACAGCAGCAGCCACAGCAGATTCTCCATTGATCGACTTCGAGAGATTTAGTGACATCAATCGAGTCATTTGGGTCGTAGCAAGATTAAAAAGCATCGCAAGGAATAAGACTTTTAGTGCACAAAATGCCATGCAAGTAACTGCACAGCACTTGAAAGAAGCAGAGGACTTTGTCGTGAACGTTCAGAAAACAATTGAATGTGAGCTAAAGAAGAGCAGCCGTAAGAAGGGTAATGGAGGTCGCTATGCTCAGCTGAAGCCGGTACAAGAGGCGAATGGAATATGGGTTGCTGGAGAACGACTGACCAGGTACAATGCGATGACAGCAGACTCGTCCCTTCAGAGACTGCTACCCTCCAAGCATCCAGCTACACGTCTTTTCATGCAATGCGCTTATCAAACAGGAGGACATAGAGGTCGTGATGCAACCCTAGCTCGATTTCGACTGTACTACTGGACACCTCAAGGGAGCAAATTGGCAAGATTGGTGAAAGAGAATTGTCAATTGTGTAAGCTATGTGATGCAAAATTTCTTGATCAACCAATGGGATTATTGCCAGATGCTAGACTGAAACCTGCACCCGCATTCAATCGTGTGATGCTTGACCTGTTCGGACCATACACAGTTAGAGTAGAAGTCCAGAAACGCACAAGTGGCAAAGCATATGGCGTAATGTTCACCGATCTTGCAATGAGAGCTGTCCATATTGAGGCGGTGTTTGGGTACGACGCTG AGATGATTTACAGTGATCCAGGTTCTCAACTTGTGGGCGCAGAGAGGGAGCTTAAGGAGGCCTGGCAAAGAATTGATAGAGAGTCGTTACAAAGAGATTCTGTTCAGAATGGTTCCACCTGGGTATTCGGACCTGCCGACAGTCCTTGGCATCAAGGAGCAGTGGAATCTTTGATTAAGGTCGCCAAGCATGCGATTCATTTTTCAGTGAGTAACCAACGCCTGTCTGTACCTGAATTTTTCACTGTCTGTTGTGAAGTGTCCAATTTACTGAATGAGCGCCCCATCGGAGTTAAACCAAGCGTGGATTCAACCATTAATGTTCTCACACCCAATAGTTTGTTGCTTGGGCAGGCTACTGCAGCCAACCCTTTGGGATGGCAGCCGTATGAAACAAGCATCGCCACGCGCTATCATCTCGTTCAGTCTGTGGTAGAAGACTTCTGGAAACTATGGACTGAGCTCTATGCTCCAGCACTAGTGGTACAGCGCAAGTGGCACACCGCCAATCGTAACCTGCGCCCAGGAGATGTAGTGATTGTTGCTGGCAAGAACACTCTAAGAGGAGATTATCGTTTGGCGCTTGTGAAAGATGTGTTTCCAGGAGAAGATGGCAAAGTGCGCAAGGTGACGGTCCAGTACAAGAGCTATCGCACTGGGGAGAGAGTTCATGAATACCAGGGTGCAAGAGACACTGTGGTTTCAAGGGCAGTTCAGCGCCTCGCCTTGCTTGTTCCAGTGGATTAA